A part of Methanocorpusculum vombati genomic DNA contains:
- the cobS gene encoding adenosylcobinamide-GDP ribazoletransferase — translation MKSVRALLQFTTILPLGKPADFDRFAQHSWLYPLAGYVTGAVAALPGLLAWYFGYTGTLVTAALTLALVILITGANHFDGLLDLGDGLMAHGSREKRITAMTDRTTGAGALALGITIVLITFAGLASLPPLWIAAAVLCGEVFGKMVMGLFSALGKPFHEGIQSYIYEHSKRRFAVYTCILALPLLLFPEKIIVAAGFLAAVLVFLVLWSVARRCFGGVNGDVTGAGNEIARAAVAVVSALLFSVCA, via the coding sequence ATGAAATCGGTCCGTGCCCTGCTGCAGTTTACCACCATCCTTCCCCTGGGAAAACCCGCAGACTTCGATCGGTTCGCGCAGCACAGCTGGCTCTATCCCCTTGCAGGATACGTGACCGGCGCGGTTGCCGCACTGCCGGGACTTCTCGCCTGGTACTTCGGGTACACCGGCACCCTTGTGACCGCCGCGCTCACGCTCGCCCTTGTGATCCTCATCACGGGTGCAAACCACTTCGACGGACTGCTTGACCTCGGCGACGGCCTCATGGCGCACGGCAGCCGCGAAAAACGGATTACGGCAATGACCGACCGGACGACCGGTGCGGGTGCGCTTGCCCTTGGCATAACAATTGTCCTCATCACCTTCGCAGGTCTCGCTTCACTGCCGCCCCTCTGGATTGCCGCCGCGGTTCTCTGCGGCGAAGTCTTCGGCAAAATGGTAATGGGGCTCTTCTCGGCTCTGGGAAAACCCTTCCACGAAGGCATTCAGAGCTATATTTACGAACACTCAAAGCGGCGGTTCGCGGTGTACACCTGCATTCTCGCTCTCCCGCTTCTCCTGTTTCCGGAAAAAATCATTGTTGCCGCAGGATTCCTTGCGGCAGTACTGGTGTTTCTTGTTCTGTGGTCGGTTGCGCGCAGATGTTTCGGCGGCGTCAACGGCGACGTCACCGGCGCGGGCAATGAAATTGCCCGCGCTGCCGTCGCGGTAGTCTCGGCCCTGCTCTTCAGCGTCTGCGCGTGA
- the cobT gene encoding nicotinate mononucleotide-dependent phosphoribosyltransferase CobT has protein sequence MPFVSARADFEPEAPMFALILANSLVSTIPGVSGAGESPEKSLLVPPLDAELILNGELSAEGVTPNTPTGCPTPAVLTLAMMDLIGMHPLMIAAGIESEISVPYLNLGGKTGGDPREGNAVPEARILYERGVKAGEYLSQTCDMLVLGECLPGGTTTALCVLRALGYAAKVSSCLVDNPVTQKEQIAAEALACVAEAGSSDPLDIVAMIGDPMIPVAAGIAEGYSGKLLLAGGTQMLAAAAVIRALGNAVPDVVTTSYVYNDATATFRETAAAIGCDAYYVDPEFDTLGHAGLARYAEGEIKEGSGAGGAMFLASLLGYTPEQIRAAIKNHIDAYE, from the coding sequence ATGCCTTTTGTATCAGCACGAGCAGACTTCGAACCTGAAGCCCCGATGTTTGCACTCATCCTTGCAAACAGTCTTGTATCGACGATTCCCGGTGTTTCCGGTGCCGGGGAAAGCCCGGAAAAGAGTCTGCTGGTTCCGCCGTTGGATGCGGAGCTGATCCTCAACGGGGAACTGTCCGCCGAGGGGGTTACGCCGAATACACCGACCGGCTGCCCGACACCGGCGGTTCTGACGCTTGCGATGATGGATCTTATCGGGATGCATCCGCTGATGATTGCGGCGGGTATTGAGTCGGAGATTTCTGTTCCGTATCTGAATCTCGGCGGAAAAACCGGCGGCGATCCGCGGGAGGGGAATGCGGTTCCCGAGGCCCGGATACTGTATGAACGGGGAGTAAAAGCGGGGGAGTATCTGTCCCAGACCTGCGATATGCTGGTGCTTGGGGAGTGTCTGCCGGGCGGGACGACGACGGCTCTGTGTGTTCTGCGCGCGCTCGGGTATGCGGCGAAGGTCAGCAGTTGTCTGGTGGATAATCCGGTGACGCAGAAGGAGCAGATTGCCGCCGAAGCGCTCGCCTGTGTTGCGGAGGCCGGTAGTTCCGATCCACTCGATATTGTTGCGATGATCGGCGATCCCATGATTCCGGTTGCGGCAGGTATTGCCGAAGGGTATTCCGGGAAGCTTCTTCTCGCCGGAGGAACGCAGATGCTTGCGGCTGCGGCGGTTATCCGGGCGCTCGGGAATGCGGTGCCGGATGTGGTGACCACTTCGTATGTGTATAACGATGCGACGGCGACGTTCCGGGAGACTGCGGCGGCAATTGGGTGCGACGCGTACTACGTGGATCCTGAATTTGACACGCTCGGCCATGCGGGACTTGCCCGCTATGCGGAAGGCGAGATCAAGGAGGGGTCGGGTGCCGGAGGTGCGATGTTCCTCGCAAGTCTTCTCGGTTACACGCCGGAGCAGATCCGGGCCGCAATTAAGAATCATATCGACGCATACGAATGA